CGCGGCAGCGTGGCGGCATACGATGCGGGCGCCATCGCCACGAGACGCGCCGCGATCTGCCGCGGGTCGACGTCGTGCGGGCGCCTCCCGATGACGTAGAGCCACCAGTCGCTCCGTGCGTCGAGCCGCGAGCGCTCGCCGCGCACCACGGCCTCGGCGCACAGCGGCACGAGGAACTGCGGCATGCGCCCGACCTCCGGGCCGCTGAACGGCCCGCGCGCCACGCCGACGATCTCGAACCGCTTGCCGTCGAGCGACAGTGTGCGACCGACGACGCGCGGGTCGCGCGCATACTCGCGCTCCCAGAACCGGTCGCTCAGCACCGCCACCGGGCGGCAGCCGCGCACGTCGTCGCGTGCGCCCAACAGGCGCCCGAGCGCCGGCACGACGCCGAACAGCCGGAAGTAGTCGCCGCTCACGACCGCGCCGAGCGCGTAGCGTGCCTCGCCTTCCTCGGCGAGGTTCACGCGAAGGTTGCCGTACGCGGCCACGGCGGCGAAGCCGTTAGGCCGATCGCGCAGCTGCTCCCACAGCGGGTTGCTGAAGCGCTCGTCGTCCGGCTGCACGCCGACGAAGCCGCCCTCGCCGACGTGCGCGACGCCGACCTGCAGCAGCTCCTCGGGATGCGGTACGGGAAGCGCGCGCAGCGACACGGCATCGACGAGCGAGAAGATCGCGGTGTTCGCGCCGGTGCCGAGCGCCAGCGAGCCGACCGCGACGACGGCGAAGACCGGCGACCGACGCAGCGCGCGCACCGTGTATCGGAGGTCGTCGGCCGCCGAATCGAGCCACGTGCCGAGGCTCGTCGGCGGCATCGGATTGCCGAAGCGGCGCCGCGCCTCGGCCGCCGCGTCCCGCTCCGCCAGCCCCGCCGCGCGCAGCTCGTCGGCGCGCTCGGCGAGGTGGAACGCGCGCTCGCGCTCGAACTCCGCCGAGCGGCGGCGGACGACGCGGAGCAGCCGACGGAGCCAGGTCATGCGCTCTCACTCCTCGCGCAGCGCGGTCATCGGCGCGACGCGCGACGCCCGGCGCGCCGGCACGAGCCCCGCCACGAGCGCGACGAGCGCGAGCAGCGCCGCCGCGCCGGCGATCACGAGCGGCTCCACGGGGCGCGTGCGGAAGAGCAGCGACTCCATGAACCGCCCGACGGGCGCCGCCGCCGCCGCGCCGACGATCGCGCCCACGACCACCACGCGGCCGACGTCGGCGAGGACCATGCGCACCACGCGCGCGCGGTCGGCGCCTAACGCCTGCCGCACGCCGATCTCCGTCGTCCGCCGCGTCACGGAATACGCCATCACCCCATAGAGCCCGAGCGTCGCGAGCGCGAGCGCCACGGCGCCGAAGACGGCCGAGAGCACGGCGAGCAGCCGCTCGCGGCTGATCGACGACGCCACCTGCCCCGAGAGCGTCCGGAACTCGACGACGACGCGCGGGTCGACGCGCGCGACCGCCGCCCGCGCCGCCGGGGCGAGCGCCGCCGCGTCGGCCCCGTCGCCCGCAGCGCGCAGCTCCGCCGTCAGCACGGCGCTCGAGAGATGCTCCTGCGTCATCGCGACGTACACCGTGGGGCTGGGGTCCTCGCGCAGCGTGCGGTACTTCGCGTTCTCCACCACGCCCACGATGGTGAATGGCGCCGACATCGTGTCCCCCATCCGCCGGCCGAGGTGGCGCCCGAGCGGGCTCGCCGCGCCGAAGAACTTCCGCACGAACGCCTCGTTCACGATCACCACGCGCGGCGCGCCCTGGCGGTCGGTCGCGTCGAAGTCGCGGCCGAGCAGCAGCCGCGTGCGCATCGTCGCGAAGTAGTGCGGGGTCACGCTGTTGAACCACACCAGCGCGTCCTCCGGGCTCTTCGGCGTGTAGCCGTCGATGACCAGATCCTCGTTCCACGCGCTGTCGCCGATCGGCGTCATCTCCGACGCGCTTGCGTCGGCCGCGCCCGGGACCGCGCGCAGCGCCGCAAGCAGCGCCTCGCGCAGCGCGCCGAGCCGCTCCTCCGGCAGACCGGTCTGCCGGAGGTCGCTCCTGACGATCAGCACGCCGTCGGGGCGGAAGCCCGGGTCCTCGGTCGCCAGCTTGCGCAGCGACCCGACGAGCAGGCCAGCGGCGACGAGCAGCACGAGCGAGAGCGCGACCTGCGCCGCGACGAGCATCTTCGCGGTGGTGAAGCGCGAATGCCCCTCGGCGACGCCGCGTCCCGCGCCCCGCATCGCCGACTGGGGCGCGACGCGCGACCCGCGCCACGCGGGGAGCACGCCGAAGATCACGAGAGTCGCCGTCGCCGCGAGCGCGGCGAAGGCGAGGAGCCGGCCGTTCAGCGCGAGGTCCAGCTCCACCGTGTCGCGCGGCGTCGAGATCATCGCGACGAGCGCCGCCGCGCCCCAGCGCGCGACGAGCAGACCCGTCGCCGCGCCGGAGACGGCGAGCAGCACGCTCTCGGCGAGCAGCTGGCGCACGAGCCGCGCGCGCTCGGCGCCGATGGCCAGGCGCACCGCGAGCTCGTGACGCCGCGCCGCGGTGCGGGCGAGCAACAGGTTCGCGACGTTCACGCACGCGATGACCATCACGAGCGCGACGAACGCCATGAGCGCGGCGAGCGCGCGGCCGAAGCGCGAGCGGA
The window above is part of the Gemmatirosa kalamazoonensis genome. Proteins encoded here:
- a CDS encoding ABC transporter permease — encoded protein: MAWYRRLFTVARAGRRAREFERERAFHLAERADELRAAGLAPHAAAAEARRRFGNPAVPRGPSVATWLESAAGDARRAARSLRRSPLFALVAVGSIALGMGATTAIYSLLDAVSLRALPVPHPDELLQVGTADRSRGGVREVPFGNQFFTNPLWEALRDRPNGFASVAAYGTGRVNLAPAGEARWATLAFVSGDYFRLFGVAPEVGRLFSKRDDVRGCPAVAVLGHAFWQRTYAGDRHVVGRTISLDGTPFEIVGVTRAGFTGPEVGRVPQVLVPLCAEAAMRRDQSWLDARSTWWLAIIGRRASDVSPTTVAARLQAIAADVYGTTVPSQWGVSQQREYASRTFAVAPVPRGLSELRSRFGRALAALMAFVALVMVIACVNVANLLLARTAARRHELAVRLAIGAERARLVRQLLAESVLLAVSGAATGLLVARWGAAALVAMISTPRDTVELDLALNGRLLAFAALAATATLVIFGVLPAWRGSRVAPQSAMRGAGRGVAEGHSRFTTAKMLVAAQVALSLVLLVAAGLLVGSLRKLATEDPGFRPDGVLIVRSDLRQTGLPEERLGALREALLAALRAVPGAADASASEMTPIGDSAWNEDLVIDGYTPKSPEDALVWFNSVTPHYFATMRTRLLLGRDFDATDRQGAPRVVIVNEAFVRKFFGAASPLGRHLGRRMGDTMSAPFTIVGVVENAKYRTLREDPSPTVYVAMTQEHLSSAVLTAELRAAGDGADAAALAPAARAAVARVDPRVVVEFRTLSGQVASSISRERLLAVLSAVFGAVALALATLGLYGVMAYSVTRRTTEIGVRQALGADRARVVRMVLADVGRVVVVGAIVGAAAAAPVGRFMESLLFRTRPVEPLVIAGAAALLALVALVAGLVPARRASRVAPMTALREE